Within Mytilus edulis chromosome 10, xbMytEdul2.2, whole genome shotgun sequence, the genomic segment tcttctgttttctttttccttttattctttatattccTTCCATCCTTATCTTTGTCAATTAATTGTTTCttgtctttacatttttttttcacgtCACAATTTTTGTAGTTCGCCTCGGTAGTTGTTTCTACAGGAATCAGTATTGGGTTAGGCTTGACTTCTTCGTTTGCACTTCCATGTCTCATGACTGGCGATTCTGACAATACTGGAGTCGGGATAAGATTGGGCTGTTTTTGTAGCTCTATAAGTGTTCTTTGTTTCTTTagctttttctttgttttgttacTCTTTGGTCGAATGCGTTCAACAATTTTTGGAAACAAAGCACTAGCCATTGTTGATGTATCTCCCTACAACatatcaatatcaaattgtttattatagtgacatctgttttataaaagtaaacactATATCAATAAATGGTTGTAATTACATGTATCAGCACCCGGCCCTttggacctataagtcactttagacatgccaaaatctgctatgaaattttaataaagcgaaaatgtattttatattcatGATAGTTGACTTAagttgtatttgtattataatttaagattattttttttatagtctctcataactctttatagagtggctcttgttgttaatttgtgttttaaaaagctgtatattttatatgtaacaagtggtgagactttaataaagtatttgtcttgtcttgtcttgtctgtATACATACAAAAATTAAATCGTTTACAGAAAGAACAAAATTTAATACTAATGTGATACTAACTGATATATTCCATGTAAAtgacaatatataaaaaagcagATGTGGTGTGAATGACAATGAGACTACAAGAGATAAGTCTGTAAATACAGGTTACAAGTGTTtgcgttcatttttttttatatatattctgcAATAGCACGAATTTGTTCATTTAAGTTTGATTGAAACCCTCTTAAAAGTTGACATCTCGAAAAATATTTTCGCAAAGAAAAACACCTAAAAAACCTAGTCGGCATTCCAATTATTTGCGCATGTCTTGACAAATTAATACATGTCCCTTGTAATTACGTTCTAATAACTGCATCTGTGTTTACATATTTCTCTATTAAAGGTTTAGATGAAagcaatttataatttgttttttgttatttgtttgcgCATTCTCTGTTTTGTTTTATACTGGGATTTTAATGTACACTGTTCAAGGCGTGatgatacaatatttttttgtaattttaagtttGTCATTAAATCATAATATATAATTTCCTTGTATTGAATGTCAATTGGCTAGATACAAACCTTGTTGCCGTTGGATTGGTTAACAGATCTTGAATTTGAAGTTGGAGTATTTGCAGACGAAGGAATTTCTGGCAGTGAAAAGGTTTTCTCCTTTCTTGGGCTTTCTTTCTCATTTCTTAGTTTTGCAAACCTacaatatttcaacaaaattacaGTTTTCTAGACAACGAGGATTATCATGGAAAGGGGTAAATGTACAGTTTACAATATCTTTGAATTGAAGACGGAAAATACTAAAACTCTGCATTGCAGTGCTTTTTTTAGTGACATTTGTATCTTGGGTCGAATGCTGTCAAATGTGTTTTGCTGCTAATCCATCGAGCACGTAGCGTTTATAATAATAGCGATGTCTATTATTGTTGGGTTTGCCTCATGTCACAGTTTGGAAACATTCTAAGGGGAAAAGACACgcacacaaaaaaacattttcgTCAGCAAGACAGGTACAAAGTGATGTATTTTCCTTGGAATAAAATGCTAAGTTTTGTAGCTGACCTAAAGCATCATCCAAATGAACTCAACAATCATTGATCTAAATGAAATATCTGTAACTGAACAATGTACCCGGTAGTTAATGGTAAATGGTGAAAGAGAGATAACTTCGACAAAAAACGTCAATGTTACATGTTTTGGGATTCGATTGGATAGTTGAAAAATTTGTGTGCGTGGATTATAACCATATAATTACAttgaacatgtatttttttttcgttcaattGTAATTTGTGAATCTGGATGCTCATATCTTTGCCCTAAGATCATCACTGGTGCAGTGCACTTGGTACCGTTACTATACAAAAGgtttgatttttctatttcatAAACGCAACCAACTGCGAGTTCAGGGAAGATCACCATTCATAACTTAAAATTTGTTCTTTTATACcgtatttaattaaaaataattataaaaaaagttttaaaaaaaaataattaataaacgtATGTTGTTCAAAGGTGTAATAAATGTTTGTAATTTAGGTCAGTAGCGTATTAAACTTAAAATCGGCAATATATAAAACTCTTCCCATGTATATAGTAAGTCACTTAGATGAAGAAATCAGTGGATATTCCAATAGCGCATATCTATGCATATGAAAAATGAATATTCATATTTAAAGCAAGCACAAACACATGAAAATTATAGAGCATTTATTTACCTTAATTCGTCGTTGTCATCAAAAGCCTTTTCGATGAAGAATTTGCGCTGTTTCCAGAACATTTCTGAAGCCCGTAGTTTTTGTTCCTTGTCTAACTTTTTCAATTTCTTCTCCAACGTTTTATCATCGAACGGATTTTTATTTGTGATAGCATTTCCTATAAAGAAAAGTCGTGTAAAAATGTGACGTGCATCAATAAtaacaaaagtcaattaaacATAAAGTTgcttaataataaaaatatttaattaatagataacaaaacaaTTAGTTAATTAACATCTATTGTAAACATTAAATGAGAGTGCAAGATACAACGAGTCATTACCATGATTACGTTACGTTCCTTATTATAGTTACATTAATAACATTAACATTCTTACAAAACTACGAAGTCAGGTACATTgaaactttaaaatgttgaagTTGGTTGCTTCTCTGATATACCAAGAGAAATGCTTCTTTGTGTTGATAATGAATTCCATTTTGTATCGGTATGTCCAGCACAAAGAATATTTTTTTGCCACGCTATTATTGTTCATGGCCTAATATTTTTAAACTATCTTGTTTGTTGAAAGCTAATTCTAGATCTCTAACAATTAAGCTCTGTAACTATTTGAAGAGTGCACGGAAAACTAGATCTGATATTATTGTTAGTTACAACATGTATGTTCTTATTGTATTCAATACAGGACAGTCCTATGTTATAAGTCTTTTGTCACATTatcattatgtatatattatgttttgcCATAGCATGTTATATATGCTTTTGCAAATAAATAGAATATTCATTCATATTAGTTTGACAAATATAAGTTAGAATAAAATTGCTTTTCAAATGCTTTTAATTTGTTTCTTAAAGCACTATCATAATGTATAGGTATAGAATAACAATGTAGGCTACAAAAATGTGAAACACacaatattttatgataaattagTACAACAACAAGGATCTTTGGGAATTATGTAGATGGAGAGAACAGAAAAGTAACAAAACTTAAAACAATGCTTAAGTGAGCATATACAATTCTTGAGGCATCAAGTTacgaattcaaaaattaaaaaaaaaatactaaattgaTAACTAAATTAATCCTGCGAAAATTATGATTTTATCTTATGTATGCAATCGGTGAACTTTCtgtgtactttaaatgtattaaaaacaaaactaaacccTACAACTAGGATAATTTagttttatacaaatatagcatAGCAAAACTAGACCCTACAAGAATGACTTAGATTATGATGATATAAACTATATCTACTAGTAAttaaaactataaaagaaatcTGCAACAAACAAACAACTAACCATACTGTGACTTGCAGAAACTATTAAGTATTGCCTGCATTTGACCTGCATCCGACAATTTTGAAGacgttttctttttcttaaccgCTGTACTTGCTTCCGTGGTCATTTTTCgttatttaggtatttttaattttgtcaaataaaacttTGTATAATTTAAAAGTCGGTTAATTTAATTACAATATATTGAATAATTACAACTTCTTTTATCAAGTAATGCTAATCCTACTTAATACCGTTTTCTAAATCTCATTAAACGGTAATCTAACACATTTTTTCTAAAGTTGTTGATATAAACAGTATAATAGTAAACATGGAGATATATGGAATTTCACCATAGAGACTTATTGAATAATATTCTATAATACTTTGTTCATGCTAATTGTCTccctttattaaatatttgacagtATTTACGTTACGTAATACCTTTTTTTATTGTGAGtctttaaattcaaattcaaattctttatttCCTAATCATAGGACCCTTTTAGGCATTAACAAATTTAACACGATAATTCACACTTTCATACCAATCTTTCTCCCTCCGCTCACGTCTTTATGTTTAGTACGTATACATGACCGTATTCTGGTAAAAGCTTTATTCCCGTTTATACccctttatttcatgtttttatgaGATAAAAGTGATTGTCccgcaacaaaattattttaaatattcattttaactgTAATTGGTTATGCAATATTAAATCAGAATTAACTAGTTGCTTGATCATATATACAAGTAGTATAGTTGAAATCAATTTTTCTGATATATGGAAAAATGATGTGTTAAAAAATTAACCTGTTAAAATACGTTTTTATTAATGAAAGTAGCATTTCTTAGTCTCGAAAATATaccattaatataaaaataaggagatgtggtaggattgacaatgaaatgtttgtttaatatattaacagagacatatatgtctctgatattaaTAAGGtattttttaaattgcaatattAATCACATTTATGTCATCTTCAGTCAAACACTGAACTAAATATTCACACTACCCAAAACTGATCACACACACAATTGGTAACAGAGCTGATGTTTAGAGTAATGCCTCAGTATGCTCCCCAAGGATCGTACTGAACACGCATTATCCACTGGACATTAAGCGACCAAATATCAATCACCTCGAGGAATAAAATGTTTTCCATAATGTGTATTCTgcacaaagaaaaataaacagttttCATTCAGCTCTAATTCATTAACGGACTCCGTAGCCACATATAGGGTTAGAGTTGTTTTGTCACAATCTCTTGACTGGTAATGACGTCTTAAACTAAATCCAATGGATTGTTTATGTGTTCTGCTTGATTATtttgtcttagatgcatgattttttttgggttggtattggctttgaactagtcaatttcagtggttgtcgtttgttgctgtgtaacatatttgtttttcgttcattttttgtacataaattaagctGTTAGTTCTCCctattaaattgttttacatttgtcatttcgggtttTATTCTTGACTgtgtagtccgagattactctggcgtccacggccccagcttgtctggcaaaacagccgttggacgtcagagtaatctcggactagactatgtggtatgggctttactcattgttgaaggccgtacaatgacaTATAGGTGATTATttcggtgtcatttggtctcttgtaaagagttgtctcattggcaatcataccacattttattttttatatatgacgTTGGGTTTCTAGTTTTCTCAATTcaataattcacattttttttcatatcggtgacttttaaagccgactatacatgtatgcaaggatttgtatagttagaaggattggaatctcgcgGTTTATCGTAATCTCTTCCGCGGCGAGACTTCGGTACTCGCCactattactactactactactactcgtCACTTACGATATCGGAACGTGATTTTTTTGTACACATGCATCGAGTTGTGTTCTTATTTTTGTCACGTATAGACAATGTTGTAATggttatgcccgcgtcacactgtgccgatttttatatacgatggacacccgaatgcgaaaattgtaagttcgtgcgaagttggtcccgatctcgttaaaataccaaaaagtgaccgaagcaagtacgatgaataacgaagtctatacgatggtgccgaaattatatacgatagcaaaagatggacatacgaaggttaaccgaagacgagTATTTAAgtttcatatctcagccgaagcctacacgatggatcacgaaggctacacgatggattacgaaggctacacgatggattacgatgatggcgcgatggccatacgatgtctaaaagatacgaacagaatttcgacaacatatcgtttctgtacaagtatgccatgcatggcgggaaatcgatctttttgtctaattcttataaaacttagtttattctcccctcgcctactacatgtaagttgcgtgtagataaaattgttatagacactctaaaaccaaaatgctcaaaacttggtatggtgttactcgttaagaatatcttaagcgcttttgactttaaagttcaaagttCAGGGTCATAGTGGCAaattgtaatacaaggcaatatcacccttgtggacactctaaaaccaatatgcttcaaaagattttaaccacatttggtatattgttcctccttgtaatgatctgacatttttaacgttcaaggtcaaaggtcaaggtcatgcagatgtaCTTGtgttttctccttgaaatagcataatacacaggaaattggttgctcatttttttacctgctggttctaaagacaatattaaaggtttttccagttactgaatgctttggttgatttctaaaaagagtttatgtatcaaatatgtatattcaatttaccattttctgcatgtgtcatatacacatatagtgtccatatttgtccccaatatgttacatacgagtggatgccacgctcggcattgccttgtttgaactgtaaaatgtgtgcactagtctgaataatcacccataattatgcccatgtttactgatctatcttaaaggtaaggtaatgggttcgttgatcccttttattcacaaagagctctttccaggaggaTATCATAACAATAtaatagacaaaaggaaggatgtggggaaagcaacaaatgcggcaaaatatgacatataaaaaacaaaatagttatggagtaaacattcatGCGACAACAaatcagacgatacataaaaaatcagaataatgaagaaaaagttggtttccctatatacgtgtacctgcagtgttggtgtacgaggcgcgtttatgattttcattatgttacttgatatgaaaaattgacaaaaataatattttacttgtaaaagtaaatcctgagcctgtaatagctgctcttcttgttccatttgaattgaTAGAAACATTGCTTTCGCCtctcttgttctcatagaatcatatgatatgagctccatgttttgtgaaagtctttttaactgtcgtattagactgaccagtgcatatcgcgcatggcacttcaaatgtattttagcgcgaaaattaacttacatttagctggatctattgccgtcgtagttccatcttgtcgccttcgtacttttattcgatggcaacacgacgggattacgaggatttcacgaagtcgtgttgccatcgtaagaccttcgggtatcttcgtgattcattcgtgtagtcatcgtaatgtcaaaactgcccgatggaaacgatggaaacacgaatgcaatacgatgtgcaaagatgcattcccggtgacattacgatggtgaggatggtgatacgaactcaatacgaaccctcaacatcggacgcaccttcggggattttttaacatgttaaaaaatttagaacccttcccgaagttgtccccgaaggctagaaaaagtggccgatggttctacgatggttaaagatggcactacgaatagcccgatctggatacgatcagtcccgattttgacaatttccattatcgtgttgccatcggcgtaaaaatcgagacagtgtgacgcgggcattaaggactttattcattcttttaaaatgtaattattattgattttcacTCAAGTTTCAATTGACGAAAAAGcataatttaactgttttatttgatggaaGGTGCATGTATAACGACAGTGTGTTTGTATGTTAActtctgtaattttttattttcagttcagaaatttaaaaaaattctttttcttgtaaattatgtcattatagcTATACATGCGAATTTGCATCTTCGGAAACCATCAATCTCGGGAAACAGGTGCAAAACAATTTTTGTGGCAAAAAAGAACTGACCACACATTTCAGGACGAATTACTGGATTGCGTTTTACACATATGTCAGTGGCTAATCATTATCATAAGTTTGAAACAAGTACTGTTGAAGAGGGAGCCCACTGGTAAACCCTATTAAACTGCCTCTGCATTTTACTGTAGCCGGTTCCAATCATCATAAACATATAGGCATAAAAGAAACGTTAGCCAGTGTGTTATAAATTATCAATGcaagcaatttttttaaattgtactaATAACATTACATCTTTAAATGCACTTTTGTTTCTCATCAGAGCACTTTCATCAATTTGTGCATGAGTTAATAGGGCAACTTTATAGTGTCAGCTCTCTGTCATACATGTACGGCCTCTCAAGTAGTCAGTCATGAAATTATTCCTGGTTATgtataatacagaaattaacttGAAAACTTTTAAAGAGTGACTTGTCATATATCAAAGAAGACTATCTTTTTCTGATTGTACATTGGTACACTGTCATATGAGGTaccactggcggatctagaaatttacataaatgggggcccactgactgcctaagtcacgcttcagtgattccctatattaagcaa encodes:
- the LOC139492661 gene encoding uncharacterized protein produces the protein MTTEASTAVKKKKTSSKLSDAGQMQAILNSFCKSQYGNAITNKNPFDDKTLEKKLKKLDKEQKLRASEMFWKQRKFFIEKAFDDNDELRFAKLRNEKESPRKEKTFSLPEIPSSANTPTSNSRSVNQSNGNKGDTSTMASALFPKIVERIRPKSNKTKKKLKKQRTLIELQKQPNLIPTPVLSESPVMRHGSANEEVKPNPILIPVETTTEANYKNCDVKKKCKDKKQLIDKDKDGRNIKNKRKKKTEENELSLLTTGQNKNSNGSYDNDNETISMPVRENLELADQDENDHSMFNLMKLMGETNASLTDDIKLELSKMRDYEARRNSTIKLLNLTEKLSTDELLLKLTMSLPMRLLLKTDKTLNDLSSALGFEKRRIKLLQREKTMTDKPALTDDRFRKLIDSLERQDHMSQEI